A window of Pseudomonas mucidolens contains these coding sequences:
- a CDS encoding YeeE/YedE family protein, with product MSRSLFMTPARTPVAPLLALVLLVLGAAFLHVSVGVRQVLLLVVGAALGLTLYHAAFGFTSAWRVFIKDRRGAGLRAQMVMLTVAVLLFFPALGAGTLFGQPVVGLVAPAGVSVVFGAFIFGIGMQLGGGCASGTLFTMGGGNARMLVTLLFFICGSLIATHHVDWWFSLPSFPATSIVKSFGVIPALLLNLVVFGSIAALTVRLEKARHGQLEGRVDSEHQGLRRFLRGPWPLVWGAVGLALLNYATLALAGRPWGITSAFALWGAKVASGLGVDVGSWVFWQIPGNAKALAAPLWEDITSVMDIGIVLGALLAAGLAGRFAPNLNIPARSLLAAVIGGLLLGYGSRLAYGCNIGAYFSGIASGSLHGWLWLVAAFIGNGVGVRLRPLFFAGERPQPALSGC from the coding sequence ATGAGCCGTTCCCTCTTTATGACCCCTGCGCGCACGCCGGTTGCGCCGCTGCTGGCGTTGGTCCTGTTGGTGCTTGGCGCGGCGTTCCTGCACGTCAGCGTCGGCGTGCGCCAGGTGCTGTTGCTGGTAGTCGGTGCGGCGCTGGGTTTGACGCTGTATCACGCCGCCTTCGGTTTTACCTCGGCCTGGCGGGTGTTCATCAAGGACCGGCGCGGCGCGGGTTTACGTGCGCAAATGGTGATGCTGACGGTGGCCGTGCTGCTGTTTTTCCCGGCGTTGGGGGCGGGCACTTTATTCGGTCAGCCCGTGGTCGGGCTGGTGGCGCCGGCCGGGGTTTCGGTTGTCTTCGGCGCGTTCATTTTCGGCATCGGCATGCAGTTGGGCGGTGGATGTGCGTCAGGCACTTTGTTCACGATGGGCGGCGGTAATGCGCGCATGTTGGTGACCTTGCTGTTTTTTATTTGCGGCTCGTTGATCGCCACTCACCATGTCGACTGGTGGTTTTCGTTGCCTTCGTTCCCGGCGACATCCATTGTCAAAAGTTTTGGCGTGATTCCAGCATTGCTGCTGAATTTGGTGGTATTCGGGAGCATCGCGGCGCTGACCGTGCGCCTGGAAAAAGCCCGGCATGGGCAGCTTGAAGGGCGTGTCGACAGCGAGCACCAAGGTCTGCGCCGCTTCCTGCGCGGGCCGTGGCCATTGGTATGGGGCGCGGTTGGCCTGGCCCTGCTCAACTACGCGACATTGGCGCTGGCCGGGCGGCCGTGGGGCATTACCTCGGCGTTCGCGCTGTGGGGCGCCAAGGTCGCGAGTGGGTTGGGCGTCGATGTCGGCAGTTGGGTGTTCTGGCAAATACCGGGCAATGCCAAGGCCCTGGCTGCGCCGCTGTGGGAAGACATCACCAGCGTCATGGATATCGGCATCGTGCTTGGGGCGCTGTTGGCCGCTGGCCTGGCGGGGCGGTTCGCCCCCAACCTGAACATTCCGGCCCGCTCATTGCTCGCGGCAGTGATCGGTGGCTTGTTGCTCGGTTATGGCTCGCGACTGGCGTACGGTTGCAACATCGGCGCGTACTTCAGCGGCATCGCCTCGGGCAGCCTGCATGGTTGGTTGTGGCTGGTCGCTGCGTTTATCGGTAACGGGGTGGGCGTGCGTCTGCGTCCACTGTTCTTTGCTGGCGAGCGGCCACAACCGGCGTTGAGTGGTTGCTGA
- a CDS encoding OPT family oligopeptide transporter, whose product MHSNTPPNPQSGAVERELSLRAVITGTVLGILLTPSNVYAGLKIGWSFNMSIIALLIGYGIWQGLARRSATQLPWTLHESNINQTVASAAASIISGGLVAPIPAYTLLTGQQLDVVPMIAWVFSVSFLGIWIAWYLRPSLLNDKALKFPEGMATLETLLHIYNHGHEAAKRLKVLFSAALLSGLVKWVDTFLWALPRWSPSAQLERLTFTAEPSLLLMGFGGIIGIRVGLTLLLGAVLAWGGLAPWLLAQGLVQLPAGSSGPQFAALVEWLLWPGVSLMVCSTLASLSIRLWALRTSTTTTEGLAWAAPKPWPVVGFALAIGLVVSLQALLFGINLWMALLTIPLAICLAAVAARVVGATGIPPIGAIGQLSQLSFGIVAPGQVPINLMSANTAGGAAGQCTDLMNDFKVGKAIGATPHKQLIAQMLGIFVGSVVGALAYLALIPDPHTMLLTEEWPAPAVATWKAVAQTLTHGLDSLSVSIRWAIVIGGLAGLLLGVLDGLLPAQRARYLPSAAALGLAFVLPASVSFMMALGAVLTWLVSCRWPRLTERFAITAAAGLIAGESITGVGASLWQMIGNG is encoded by the coding sequence ATGCATTCAAACACGCCACCGAACCCACAGAGCGGCGCTGTCGAACGCGAACTCAGCCTGCGCGCGGTGATTACCGGAACGGTGCTGGGTATCTTGCTGACGCCGTCGAATGTGTACGCCGGGTTGAAGATTGGCTGGTCGTTCAATATGTCGATCATCGCCTTGCTGATTGGCTATGGCATCTGGCAAGGCCTGGCCAGGCGCTCGGCGACGCAGCTGCCGTGGACGCTGCACGAAAGCAACATTAACCAGACCGTGGCTTCGGCAGCGGCCTCGATCATTTCCGGCGGACTGGTCGCGCCGATCCCGGCCTACACCTTGCTGACCGGCCAACAGTTGGACGTTGTGCCGATGATCGCCTGGGTCTTTTCGGTGAGTTTCCTGGGGATCTGGATCGCCTGGTACTTGCGGCCCTCGTTGCTCAACGACAAGGCGCTGAAATTTCCCGAAGGCATGGCGACCCTGGAAACTCTGTTGCACATCTACAACCACGGCCACGAAGCGGCGAAGCGCTTGAAGGTGCTGTTCAGCGCCGCGTTACTGTCCGGACTGGTGAAGTGGGTTGATACATTTTTATGGGCTTTGCCGCGTTGGTCGCCAAGCGCTCAACTGGAGCGCCTGACATTTACCGCCGAGCCTTCGCTGCTGTTGATGGGGTTTGGTGGAATCATCGGTATTCGTGTTGGCTTGACCCTGCTGCTCGGCGCCGTGCTGGCCTGGGGCGGACTGGCGCCGTGGCTGCTGGCGCAGGGCCTGGTGCAGTTGCCGGCGGGCAGCAGCGGGCCGCAATTCGCGGCATTGGTGGAATGGTTGCTGTGGCCGGGCGTGAGTCTGATGGTGTGCTCGACCCTGGCTTCGTTGTCGATTCGGTTATGGGCATTGCGCACCTCCACCACGACCACCGAGGGGCTGGCTTGGGCGGCACCCAAGCCCTGGCCTGTCGTGGGTTTCGCGCTGGCGATCGGCTTGGTGGTGAGCCTGCAGGCGCTGTTATTCGGTATCAATTTGTGGATGGCGTTATTGACCATCCCCTTGGCCATTTGCCTGGCTGCGGTGGCGGCCCGAGTGGTCGGCGCCACGGGTATTCCGCCGATTGGCGCGATTGGTCAATTGTCGCAGTTGAGCTTTGGCATCGTCGCGCCGGGACAGGTCCCGATCAACCTGATGAGTGCCAACACCGCCGGTGGTGCGGCGGGGCAATGCACCGACTTGATGAACGACTTCAAGGTAGGCAAGGCGATCGGCGCCACCCCACACAAACAGTTGATCGCTCAGATGCTGGGAATTTTTGTCGGTAGCGTCGTCGGGGCATTGGCCTATCTGGCCCTGATCCCTGACCCGCACACCATGCTGCTCACTGAAGAGTGGCCAGCCCCGGCGGTGGCCACCTGGAAAGCCGTGGCGCAAACCCTGACCCATGGCCTGGATTCATTGTCGGTGAGTATCCGCTGGGCGATTGTCATCGGCGGCCTGGCTGGCTTGCTGTTGGGGGTTCTCGACGGCCTATTGCCCGCGCAGCGTGCCCGCTACCTGCCGAGCGCCGCTGCCTTGGGCCTGGCCTTTGTCCTGCCGGCCTCGGTGTCATTCATGATGGCGCTGGGCGCGGTGCTCACCTGGCTGGTGAGCTGTCGCTGGCCGCGCCTCACCGAACGCTTTGCCATTACCGCCGCGGCGGGCTTGATTGCCGGCGAAAGCATTACCGGGGTCGGGGCGTCGTTGTGGCAGATGATTGGCAATGGGTGA